The Anopheles moucheti chromosome 3, idAnoMoucSN_F20_07, whole genome shotgun sequence genome contains the following window.
ATTAAATCAAGGTCGATCCGTTGATGAGATGTTGAATAAGATGTTCGACGGTGGTGTGCAAAAATCTGTCTCCATCCGTGAGTTTCACTCAGTTGAACGAACTTTTGCACATGATCATAGATCGCAGATTGAACATTGCGATCATTTGGGTCGGTTTGCATCGTTTACGATTGCGGCGCAACGGTTATAAACGCCGTGTCGCGAGATGTCAGTCAACCATCGCTGCATGCGACACGGAGCACCACGGCTTCGAGGGGTTGGAATAGGCAAAgattgaaaaatttaaagaacgCATTTCCCGCTCTCCTTTTCGATCGTACCATTCACAAATATCGTTGTGGCGGTTCCGTTGCATAATGCCAACAACGCCAGCTACCATCGGTTGACCCTTTTCCAGCGACCACCTATGATCGTTGGAAGAATCAATATAACGGTATGATCGTCTGTTTACTTAACATACATGTCATAACCAACCTGCGTTTGGACCTCAGACAGATCTGATGGTTTGTAAGGGGAAGGCGATCGTAAGAAAAATGTTTACTGATTGATGAGTACGAAGTATTCAAGGTGTATCATTATCGTATTCGTACGTACTAATATTTACGATCTCCATACAATACAGTAGAATGTAGGAAAGCTATTTAATTCCTCAACTCTCACGGTTACTgtttcaaacaaacataccgtaatgtatgcaaattgCGTTTCTCGTGATTATCCAGTTAGctcatatttttgtttccaaaaaaaaagttacattGGTTGATCTGATTCATGAAGGCGCACCTCACATCCAACAATAATTGAGACATTTTGCTTTCTGATTAATGGATACAACTAACATGATTTATTGAGTGATTCATGCTCTTTACCATTGGTTAACCATCTGCTCTTACAGATCATGCATAtagaatatattttattttataacattgtATTATGATGGTATCATGACTATCTTTATATGACCTCAATGAAATCACAACTTGCCTTCAAGATGTACCCAAAAACTAAGGAATGAAATGAATGTCATAGGCTTTAGGATGTAGGTTTGCTAGATATGGGTTTCCTTCGGCTTAGCTTCAAGCGATCATACCTCAGGCATATGTGTCCTTCTGGACTTGACACGGAATTCCGCCCATCGATCCATCTTCCATTGATCGTTCACTAATTGATAAATGTTCAGATTCAAGCTTCATGTGTCGAAATGCCTATCTGGCTGGACGGCATTACTAGTATGCCAGGGTGTGGGACCTTGCGGGAAGATTAATTAGAACACGTGTGAATATAAAACCACATTCAGCGCATACTGGTCGTGCCAGCCCTAATCTCAAAGGGTGTCATAGCAGAAAAGGATCATACATCACGTGAACTTGAACTGTGTATGCTTCGTCAACGGCTACATGACGGAGGTACTCATTAATTATCTTCTGCTAACCATCGGTTGACCCTCAGTTATGGGTTGAATGTTTGAGACCGCTCTGGTCTAATATAAACACCTTGCCGCAGGCAACGGGCAGTGGTATTGCATTTCCATCGGGGTAATGTTTGAAACCTATGCCCAATGCTcacaaaattgaaacattcgaCGGAATCCATCGCCCCTCTCTGCATGGCTTTGACCCCCAAAACGCTTCCCCAGCGATATGCGTGTCATATGGATCATTGTCCCTACCTCTTCGTACATGCCATTGGCACCGGATGCTAATCCGGAGTAGAGTGGCGCTTTGAGCCCTGTGGCAGCAAAAAGGTGTGGTTAACGCCCGGAATAATGATCTCATCGGCTGGCGTAAATCCCCTTCTCCGTGTTGGTGGTGCGGGTTCACCTGTTAGCATGTATGGTCCCAACCATCCGAGCTAGCTGACCCAAGGGGTTAGAGTGAACGAGACAGGCCATCGGGGTAGCCGCGGCATTGTGACACATTTCACCAAAAATTAGTGCAACCCCCGGCGAGATTCAGGCGGTTCGGTCTAAAGTCTGCAGGGCTTTTTTGCCTTGCCTCCTGGGCCTCGGATGACGGGTTGGTTCCGTTGGTCCCTTGAACTAATCTGTAGCAGTTTGCTGAATTCAGTATATAAAGTGAATGTTGACTTGGGAATTAGCACAGTTTACCAAAGCCATCCAGTCGGCAAAGATCGGTGTCTAGTGTTTCGGTGTGTCCTACAGCATCCTTGCTAGTTCGTCAGTCGTGATGGCTTTCAAAGTGCGTATATCCAACAAAGTGATACCATTATGCAGTGCTTTGTGAATAATTGCGTGTGCTGTTACTATCATAACGCACCACTGGACATGGCAGTTACTAACGAACACGTTTCATTGTTGTCCACTTTCTTTAGTACGTCGCTTTGTTTGCTCTTATCGCTGTGGCCAGTGCCCAGCATTACCAGCAGTACCAGCAGCCCCAGTACCATCACCAGCCGGAATACCACCATTATCAGCCACAGCCACAGCACGTGGTTTACAAGCAGCCCGCTCTGCTTAAGACTGTTCAGCCTGCCCTTGTCAAGACCGTCCAGCCCGCTCTGGTCAAGACGCTGAAGCATGTCGAATATCCTGATGCCCCGGCCGAGTACCAGTTTGCGTACGATGTTCACGATGACCACACCGGAGATGTCAAGAGCCAGCAGGAGGAACGCCACGGTGATGTCGTCAAAGGACAGTACACCCTGATCGACGCTGATGGTTATCGTCGCATCGTGGACTACACCGCCGATGATCACAACGGATTCAACGCCGTCGTCCGCCGTGAACCTGTTGAGGGCCACAAGGTGGTAAAGACCCTTGCCCCGGTTGCTAAGGTTGTTGCGCCAGTTGCTAAGGTATACGCTGCTCCAGCCGTCACGAAAGTGTTCGCTCCGCAGCCAGTGCACTATCAGCACCAACCCGTCCAGCAGTATTACCATGCTCCGGCTCCCGCTAAGGTGTACGCACCGGTCGCTAAGCTAGCGCTGCCGGCCGTCGCTAAAGTTGCTGTCCCAGTGGCCAAGGTGGCGTACGCTCCCCATCACGAAGCCGTTAACCACGTCCAGTTCCACGGACCGTCGAGCAACTATAACTACTAAGCGGTCTACACGTTGTCACACACGACTGTGATGGATGTCCGCAACAGATTTGGATTATGATGAAACAAACGATGGAATGGCCGCTGTGTTAACTAATTGTAAATATGAGTGTATATAAGGTGCCTACCAATTTGAGAACGATGGCGCTGTAATAAATAACGAAATACAACTGATGTGTTTTTGAAGTTGAAACTTACTTGCAGACTACTCTCTTATTGTCCTTCTTCAAATTATCTCACTGGCGCAATGTTAGTTAAACCTCTCTAAGGGGCGGCCAGGTGATGTATCCCCTTGATCCTTGATCCCCCGAAGCAAGGACGGCTAGTCCAGCTACAAatgatgtttaatgtttaatgtttattaattaattcgtccaccgAGAACGGTTTAACGAGGATCATTGTTTAGAATTACAATAAACGCaaaaaacttttaaattgaGACATGAACATCGTAAAATCGAACTGACACGAACATTGATTGAAGCGTCTAATCATGGCTTTAAGTGGCGCGTTACTAACGTATACTGTGTTAGCGCGAGTTTCGTGCAACATTTGTCGATATCTAGATACCGATCGCGGAACAGCAAACGGAATCCTACTTACTAGCGAGGGATCATCTATGTTTCCTAGTAGTAGTCCTGCAATAAAGATGACCTGAGCTCTGCTGCGCCTGACTTCTAATGTTTCCATGCCCAAAAGAAGGCAACGCTGTTTGTAGGGTGGTAGCAAGGATGCGTCTGCCCAACCTAGCTTGATAGTAAAATGAATCTAGTAAGCCGAAAATGGCAGGCAGTAGGTTGTTAtggcaagaagaaaaataatttcaccTCTATCTAAATATATTTTTCGTGATCAACATTCTATCTAgaaccaaaaataaacatacataGATATTCCGTAGCTTGACATCTTGActaataattaaaactttaaCTGAGGTGCAGATGCAACAAGGTGCAGATAATACCataacaattatttttcaacgTTTTTACAGGAAACGTTCTTGATTATTAATGTTATGTTACTATACACTTACGTTACATTGTAATTAT
Protein-coding sequences here:
- the LOC128305329 gene encoding pupal cuticle protein Edg-84A-like is translated as MAFKYVALFALIAVASAQHYQQYQQPQYHHQPEYHHYQPQPQHVVYKQPALLKTVQPALVKTVQPALVKTLKHVEYPDAPAEYQFAYDVHDDHTGDVKSQQEERHGDVVKGQYTLIDADGYRRIVDYTADDHNGFNAVVRREPVEGHKVVKTLAPVAKVVAPVAKVYAAPAVTKVFAPQPVHYQHQPVQQYYHAPAPAKVYAPVAKLALPAVAKVAVPVAKVAYAPHHEAVNHVQFHGPSSNYNY